The DNA window ATGTGGAAAACGACGGATGAATTCTAAATTCTAAAATTACAATGATTGATATAGATAGGTACCGGTCTGTATTCCGGTGGTGCATTGATCTGAATCTGAGTGAATTTCGATACTGAAAAAGATCGGTCTACAAAGAAAAACTGAGGTTCTGCCGGAATTTCTGAAATCTGGCTTAAAAAATCAATTTTGAGAAAATCCGATTTCTGAGAATCATCAACTTTTACAATTTTAATTTCTGTTTTGCAGCATCCTTTTTT is part of the Chryseobacterium lactis genome and encodes:
- a CDS encoding HYC_CC_PP family protein, with amino-acid sequence MKKILAILFSIFYFGFSSGAAFSVHYCMQEFVSVSQKTNDICGKCGVKDKKGCCKTEIKIVKVDDSQKSDFLKIDFLSQISEIPAEPQFFFVDRSFSVSKFTQIQINAPPEYRPVPIYINHCNFRI